ATCGAGGAGTTCGACCACGTCGAGTACGCGAAGCGGTCGGTGCTGGACGACGACGCCGAACTGGTCCGGAACACCCTCGAGTCCTCGCCGGCGGACTGTTACACGGTCGTCCCGGCGAGCCGCCAGCTGGAGGCGTTCAAGTCCTGTGCGCCGACCGGCCACGACGAGTTCACCGAGACGTCGACGATCGAGAAGACCACGTCGGTGCCGGGCGGGGCCATCGGCGCGACCTTCCCGTTCTGCGCGACCGACGTGCGCGAACCGACGGGGATGGACTGGGGGCGCAACAAGCAGAACGGGGCGATGCTCAAGGCCGACCCCTTCGAGCGCGAGAGCGCACCGCACCTCCTGACCATCGGGAAGTCACGCAGCGGGAAGACCTACGCCTCGACGAAGGCCGCCGCGCGCTGGTACCTCCAGAGCGACGACCACACGCTGATCCTCTGTGACACCCAGAGCGGCTTCGACGGCATCACGAAGCTGCTGGGCGGCGAGCACATCGTCGTCGACGGCACCCAGACGATCAACCCGCTGGACATCCAGCCCCTCCCCGACCACATCCGGGAGTCTTCGGGCGGTCGGGTCGACCCCTACCGCATGAAGATCGAGGAGGCGACGCAGTTCTTCGCCGGCATCCTCCGCTCGCAGGGGATCGACCCCGGCAACTACGTCGCCACCATCGAGGAGGGCCTCGAGGGCACGTACAACCGCGCGGGCATCTACCAGGACGACCTGGACAGTCACGCTCGCGAGAGCCCGACCATCGAGGACTTCATCGACACCCTCGGGGACATGCTGGAGAACCCGAACACGTACACCCACACCGAACACGCCGCGGAGATCGAACAGAAGGTCGAGCGTGTCAGTGACCTGCTGGACAAGCTCTCCGGGTTCAAGGAGGGCGGGAAGTACCACCACCTGGAGACCGGCGCGGGGATCATGAACCCCGACGTGGACATGGCCTACCTCGACCTCCAGCAGCTCCGGGACGCAAGCGACGCCGAGAAGTCGATCATGCTCCAGCTCATGCTCGGGCAGGTGGCCCAGAAGGCCAAACGCACACGAGGGAAGCTCGTCTTCATGATCGACGAGGCCCACGTCCTCTTCCACTCCGAGGAGATGACCAGCTGGCTCCAGAAGGCCGCCCGGGAGTGGGCGCGCTACGACGCGGCGCTGTGGTTCATCAGCCAGTCGCCCCGGGAGTTCATCCAGCAGTCCGCCGACCGGGACGTGGGCCAGGAGAACGAGCGCCGCACCATCGTCGACCAGTGTTCGACGATCCAGTTCTTCCGGACGCCCCGGGTCGATCCCGACACGCTGGCCCAGTTCGGCCTCAATCGCCAGCAGATCGACTGGATCCGCGAGGAGGCGACGCCCGGGAAGGCCGGACACGGCTACTCGGAGTCGCTGACCTACTTCGAGGACTACGAGGGCTGGTTCCCGACCTACGTCGAGGCGTCGCCGTTCGAGGACCTGGTGTACAACTACACGCCGCGGGAACACGGGGACTTCCGCGAGTACGTCCAGCGCCACTGGGGCGCGGTCGAGGACGGCATCATCGTCGACGGCGAGATCACGGTCGACCCGAGCGTCCCGCTGGTCGACTCGAAACCCGCAGACGCCGAACCGGTCACGGACGGCAAGGGCCAGGACACCGACGCGGCGTTCACGCTCGAACCGCCGGAACCGGAACCCGTGGAGCCCGACGCCGGGCCGTCCGCCGACGCCGAGTCGACGGGTGACGCGGGCGCTGCGCGGTCCGGGTCGACCGCGGCGTCCGACGGCGACGCCCGGAACCCGGACGGGGACGCGAGCATCGGGACCGAACCGGCGGCCGATCCGTTCGACCCCGGCCTGGACGAGAACCACACCGAACCGACCTCGGCGACCGATCTCGACGGGACCCCGCACTGGCTCGACGAGGACGACGAGGACGAACCGTCGGCCGACGACGTGGACCTATTCTAGGCGGATCGTCATCTCCAGCTCGAAGCTCTCGGAGCTGGTCATCGTGAACCCGACCTTCTCGTAGAGCGAGACCGCGGGGTCGTTCCAGCGCTCGACGGTGAGCCACACGCGCTCGATGCCCGCCTCCTGGGCCACCCCGAGCAGGTGTTCGAGCAGGTGAGTGCCGATGCCGGCCCCCTGGTACTCCCGGAGGACGAAGATCGCCAGTTCGTAGCTCCCGTCCTCGTCGGGGACGAGCGTCGCGTGCCCGACCGGATCCTCGTGGACGGCGACGACGTTGAGGCAGTCCTCGCCGAGCAGGACGTCGAGCCAGTCGCGGATCTGGCCCTCCCGGACCGGGGGGATGCCCTGCGCGCGGTCCTCCGGATCGAAGTCGAGATACATCTCGACCAGGGCTTCGGTGTCGGCGGCGTCACCGGACCGGAGGTCGATCGACCGGTCGTCGGCGTCGGTGACGGTCGCCGGCGGGCGTGGGAACTCGTCGGCGGATCCCTCGGGGTACTTCCGGGTCATCTGACGAGGGTCACCGTCGTTTCGGAGTTGAGGAGGACGAACTCCAGGGTCTCGTCGAACTGGATCTTCCCGAGCGGGCTGCGTTCGCCGCCGGCCAGGACGAGCCGGTCGAATCCCTCGCGCTCGGCGAGTTCGACCAGTTTGCTCCCGGGATGGCCGGAGAGCCGCCGGATCTCCGGGTCCAGCCCGGCGTCGGCCAGTCGCTCGCGAACTTCGGTCTCGACGTCCTCGGGGGTCAGGGCGATGTCTTCGCGGTCGACGACGGCCACCGTCACCTCGTCGCCGGCCTCCGCGGCCCGGTCGACGGTGTCGGCGAGCGCGGCGAAGGATCCGTCGCTTCCGCCCACGCCCAGCAGTACCTTCATGCAGGTGTCCTCGCACTCACGGGTCAAAAACCCTCAACTCCGTTCGGCCCAGTCCGACGGGGGTGACAGAGCAGTGGCAGGGCGCACTGCGGCGCGCAGGCCGTCTGACGCGCGGCCGACGGCGCCGATACGCTTTTTCACCCGGGGGCCCCAGAACCGGTATGCCCGATTCTCCCGCCGCTGACGCCGACGACGCCGTGCTGCCGGAATTCGTCGACCCGCCCGCCGACCCGTCGGGTGACGGTGCCGACGTCCCCGCCGAACCGGCCGAACCGGCCGCACCGACGGACGGCGTCGGCCCCGAGGGCCCCCAGTCCGACCCCGACGTGCCCGCCGACGTCCAGAAGTACGACCGGTTCAAGAAGATCGAGGGCGGGACCTACGACCGGGCCAACGAGTTCCTCCGCGACCGGACCTACGTCACCGCCCGCGAGTGGGCCATCGCCCGCCTCTGCGCCGACTTCCGGACCGAAACCGGCGTCGAGATGACCAAGATCGGCGAGAACCTGCCCGAACTGGTCCCCTTCATGACCGACACCTACACGCCCCAGGCGGTCAACCAGGCCCGCCACTCCTTCGAGGAGAAGGTCCGGAAAGCCGGCGCGACCTTCCTCTACGGCGCGATGTGTGACTTCTTCACCGCCGAGGAACTGGACGACGTGATGTACGAGGCCACCGAGGTCGCGAAGTTCCTGCTGGAGGTCGAGGGCGTCGAACTCTCCGTCGAGGAGGAACTGGAGGCCGAAGACCGCATCTCCGAGGTCATGCGCGACGTGCGCGAGCACTCCGCCGCGCTGCGCCACGACGAGTGCCCCCACTGCGGCGGCGACCTCGACGGCGGCGAGCACGACGGGAGTAACACGACGGCGGAAGCCGACGACTAGACCCCCACTTTTTACGTCGGGGGGTGCGCGGAGCGCACCCCCCGAAGCAAAAACTTGGGGAAAAACTGCTCCGAGCGAGCGCATGCGCTCGCTCGGAGGGTTCCCGTGAGTGACCGCAGGGAACGAACGGGAGTCCTCGAAAATCGGAGATTTTCGGGATGCCACGAGAGCGGCGGTCTCGTGAGCACTCGGAAGTCGCAGTCCGCGCAGCACCGCAGGTGCGAGCAGAACCGTCTTCCGGTGAACCGCGCGCCTCCGGCGCGCGGATGCTGGCCCGCTACCGCACCAGATAGTACGGGTCCTCCTCGATGCGCGGTTCGAGGGCCTCCCTGAGGTCCCTGGCGTTCACCGAGATGACGTTCAGCCCGTTGAGGCCGTGGTGGTCCATGACGCCCTCGGCCACCAGATCGCGCTGGAGACCCAGCCGGTCCCAGAAGTAAACGTAGTTGTTCTTGTCGTAGTTCTTCTGGGTGACCGCCTCCTCGCTCCCGTCGGCGTACCGGACGGTGCCCTCGACCTCGGTCGTCTCGCTGTAGGGCACGTCGGTCACGCGCTCGACGTAGTGCAGTTGCGTGCTGACGAGCCACTCAGTCCCGACGTTGAGGATCCGCACGTCGTCCTCTTCCAGCTGGGCGTAACAGCCGTCCGGTGAGAAGGTGTCCCGGAGGTCGCAGCCGTCGAAGCGGTAGTCGCCCTGCACCTGGACCGAGTGGAGCGGGTCGGCGGTCCGGTGGTCGGCGTCCTCGAAGAAGAGGCCCGCGAACGCACCCAGTTCCGGCTCGGAGTCCGCCCGGTGGAAGGTCCCGGTCTCGCGGAAGGACTTGGTGAACGCGGGGGTGAGGATCGAGTCGAAGTGGTCGGCCAGCGCGTCGGTGACGAACTCGTAGGGGTCGCCCTCGAAGGCGGCGTTCACGTCGCTGAGACCGACGTGGACGAAGACCTCGCTCTCGTCGTAGCCGTCCAGGATCTCCTCGAAGACGGCCTCGTCGACGGGCCCCGTCGGCTCGTCGCGCTGCATGATGGCGTAGTGTTTCGCGCTACACCAGAGCGTTTCCGGGAGGTGTCGCACCATCTCTCCGGAATCGCGACTCGCGAGGGTTAGTTATGGAGCGCCCCGTCCCGGTCCCGGCGCGGTAAGCCGTCCATAGGCGCGATCCCGCGGTCGGGAGGGTCGGCGCTACTCGTCGGAGGGATCCGGGTCTGCCGGATCGGCACCCGATTCGCCAGCGGTGTCCGTCTCGCTCCCCGGCTCGGCGTCTTCCCCCGTGGCCGTCGCCGGCGACGATCGGTCGATGGTGCGGACGTTGACGCCCACCGGATCGCCGAAGCGCTCGTTCTCTGCTCGCGGGCTTCGCCCGCTCGCTTGTTCCGAGGCGCTTCGCGCCTCGCCCTCCCCTGACTCTGCGGCCTCGATGGCAGAGTCCGGGCCGAATCGCTCGTAGACGACCTCGCCGCGGACCAGCGTGAGTTCGGGGAACACCCCCCGTTTCCCCTCGAACGGGGTCCACCCGCACTTCGAGTGGAGGTCCTCGCCGCGGATCTCCCGGCTCGCTTCGGGGTCGACGAGGACGAGGTCAGCGTCCATCCCCTCGGCGATCTCGCCCTTCGTCGGCAGGTCGAACAGGTCGGCGACGTTTTTGGCCGTGAGGTCGCGGACGCGCTCGTAGGAGATGTCGCCCTCGCGGGCCCGTTCGAGCAGGAGCGGCAGGGCGGTCTCGACGCCGGGCACGCCCGACGGGGCGTCCCAGATGCTCGCGTCTTTCTCCTCGCGGGTGTGGGGCGCGTGGTCGGTGGCGACGATGTCGACGGTGCCGTCGACGACCCGTTCCCAGACCTTGCTGCGGAGACGCTCCCGGCGCAGCGGCGGGTTCATCCGGCCCAGGGTCTCCAGGTCGCGGCTGTCCTTCCGCGAGAGGAACATGTGGTGGGGCGTCACCTCCGTCGTCATGCCGTGCTCGGCGGCGGCGTCGATGCCCTCGGGCGTCGAGGCGTGCGCGACGTGCAGGTCGGCGTCGAACCGGTCGCCAACTTCTGCGGCGGCGCGGACGGCGGCGGCCTCCGCGCGGGCGGTGCGGTAGGCGCTCCAGGCGTCGGCGTCCTCGCGCTCCTGGGCACCGGGCTCGAACTCCGTGGCGTCCTCGGCGTGGACGGTGACGACGGTGTCCTGCCGGGTCGCGGTCTTGACCGCGCTTGCAAACAGTTCCACGTCGATCCCCATCTCGCCGGTCGAGTCGGCGAGGAAGACCTCGCCGAGGGCGAACATGGGCCGCTGGAAGAGCGCGCTGGGGACCCAGTGTTCGGTGACGCCGCCGTTGATGCCGAAGTCGACGAGCGAGCCCTCGCTCGCTCTGTCCTGTTTCTCGTCGAAGGAAGCGCCGTCGATCGTCGGCGGGTCGGTGTTGGGCTGGTCGACGGCGCAGGTGACGCCGCCGGCCGCGGCCGAGCGGCTGCCGGTCTCCCAGGTCTCCTTGTGGGAAAAGCCCGGCTCGCGGAAGTGAACGTGCGCGTCGATCATCCCGGGCATGAGACGCTTGCCGCTGGCGTCGACGAACCGCTCGTCGGCGTCCTCGGGCATCGGGAGGTCCTCGCCGACGGCCGCTATCTCTTCGCCCTCGACCAGGACGTCGCGCTGTCGACCGTCCGGGAGGGTCGCGTTCCGGATGAGCATACCCACCCTCCGGGCGGGTGGGTCCTAAAACTCGCGGACGGCACACGCCGCAACCGTGGCCGGCGCCGTCACTCGCCGGCCCACTCGACCGCCGGCAGGTCGTCCACCCACTCGACGCTGCCGAGGTGGTCGCCGACGAGGGCGTCTTCTAGCCGCATGATGATCGCGACCGGATCGACCTCGCCGCCGGCCCGCTCGACGCTCCCCACGGTGTCGGGGTCGAAGGGCACGTCCAGGGCCTCGTAGACGGGGTCGAGCACCGCACCGATCTCCTCGTGGCCGTCGACGACCAGGATCCCCGCGACGAGCGCCGCGTCGCCTGTCACGCGCTGGGCGATACCGACCAGTTTGCCGCCCGCGGCCTGCAGGGAGAAATTTCCAGGACAGAACGCGTCGTCGGGTTCGCCCCGCTCGGCGTCGACGCCGATCTCCCGGAGCGCGTCCCGGACGTCGACGCGGACGGCGGCGTAGCGTTCTTCTAAATTCGCGCGCTCGTCCTCGACGGGTTCGATCCTGGCGAAGGCGATGGTGTCGCCGGTGTAGGCGACAGGCCGACCACCGACCCGGCGCTCCGTGACGGGATACCCGTGCTCCCCCGCGGCTTCGACCGCGGCCTCGTACCCGTCGGCGTTCGCGTCCCGGGGCCCGAAGGCGACCTGGCGGTGGGGTCGCCACACCCGGACCGCAGGCTCCCCGGCGGTCCCGGCGTGGTCGATCAGTAGCCGGGTGACCGCCCGGTCGGCCTCGGCGTCGTCCCCGCAGCCCCGGACTACTCGCATGAGTGAGAGAGAGGGACCGCCGAATAAGGACCTGACGGCTCGACGCGCCCGACGGGTTGAAAGCCCGTCCCGCCCGACGTTCGGGCGATGGTCGTCACGCTCGGGCCCGCACTGCTCGACCGCTACCCCCGATTCTCCCTGTACAACTCCCCCTACGCCGCCCACGACCGCGGGGCCGCCGTCGACCTCTATCCCGAGACCGGCGATCCCGACCCGGGTCGCGGCGGCGTGGCCCCGTCCCCGGTCGCGGGCGACGTGCTCGACGTCCGGACCGTCGACGCGCCGCCGAAACCGTACGCCACCGACAGCGACCACCTCGTCCTGATCGACACCGGCTCACACGTCGTCCGCGTCCTCCACGTCGACCCCGCCGTCTCGGCGGGCGATCGGGTCGAACCCGGCGACTCGCTGGGGCGACTGATCCGCTCTGGCTTCTTCGCCCCCTGGGTCGACGACCACATTCATCTCGGGTTCCGGAACCAGGGGGCGAACCACTACCGGGCGTCGGGGTCGCTCGAACTCGATCCGGGCGTCGACGTGGCCCCCGTGCCCTGGGACGGAACTGGCAGGGTCGTCGCGACGGGCGAGACCTACGCCGTCCTCGACGGCCCCGCCCACCCCGCGCCCGGCGAGTGCTTCGCCGGCCTCGCTGCCGACGTCGCCGGCACCGACCGCGTCCTCGACGGCGGGGTTCCCCACTACGACGGCGGCGGCGCCCTCGGCGCGGACGAGGAGGCCGGCACCTTCGAGGGTCCAGTCACCTTCCTCGGACGGCGGATCGGTACCGGTGGGGGCGACGGCCGCACCGTCGCCTGGGACGACGTGACAGTCCGGGCGAACGGGGACCCGATCACGGGGCTCTCGCTGTTTTGCGCCCGGGACGCGCTGGCGGTGAAACTCGTCTGTCCCGACCGGTCGTTCGCTGTCGGCGACGCGGTGTCAGTGGCCGTGGAGCCCGTGTAAGAAACTTAACACCTTCGCCAGCCGAAAGAACCGGTGGGTAAAAGATGGCCGGTGCACACCGTTTGCTCACATGGCCAACGACCTTCCGGAAGGCGCACCGGTGATGCTCCGGATGTCCGTCGAGCGGGAGAACGGCTATCTCTCCTGGCTGGGCGTCCAGATGGACGACATCGAGTTCGGCGAGGCCAGTCTCTCGATCCCTTTCGACGAGCGATTCACCGACGAGGAGGCCGATCCGCCCACGGTCCACGACGGCATCGTCACGACGCTGGTCGAACAGACCACGGAACTGGCGGTCCGGACGACGATGCCCGACCCCGTCAACGACCGGGTCGACCTACTCAGCACGACCGTCAACTTCGTCGGCGACGCCGCCCACGACCTCGAGGCGACCGCCAGCGTCGTCGAGAGCGGCGGTGGCTCCGCGGTCGCCGAGGTGACGGTGGAGAGCCGCGACACCGACGGCACGCCTGGGGCCGTCGCCACCGGGCAGGCGATCTTCCGC
Above is a genomic segment from Halorientalis sp. LT38 containing:
- a CDS encoding PaaI family thioesterase produces the protein MANDLPEGAPVMLRMSVERENGYLSWLGVQMDDIEFGEASLSIPFDERFTDEEADPPTVHDGIVTTLVEQTTELAVRTTMPDPVNDRVDLLSTTVNFVGDAAHDLEATASVVESGGGSAVAEVTVESRDTDGTPGAVATGQAIFRVES
- a CDS encoding AAC(3) family N-acetyltransferase, producing the protein MVRHLPETLWCSAKHYAIMQRDEPTGPVDEAVFEEILDGYDESEVFVHVGLSDVNAAFEGDPYEFVTDALADHFDSILTPAFTKSFRETGTFHRADSEPELGAFAGLFFEDADHRTADPLHSVQVQGDYRFDGCDLRDTFSPDGCYAQLEEDDVRILNVGTEWLVSTQLHYVERVTDVPYSETTEVEGTVRYADGSEEAVTQKNYDKNNYVYFWDRLGLQRDLVAEGVMDHHGLNGLNVISVNARDLREALEPRIEEDPYYLVR
- a CDS encoding lipoate--protein ligase family protein, producing the protein MRVVRGCGDDAEADRAVTRLLIDHAGTAGEPAVRVWRPHRQVAFGPRDANADGYEAAVEAAGEHGYPVTERRVGGRPVAYTGDTIAFARIEPVEDERANLEERYAAVRVDVRDALREIGVDAERGEPDDAFCPGNFSLQAAGGKLVGIAQRVTGDAALVAGILVVDGHEEIGAVLDPVYEALDVPFDPDTVGSVERAGGEVDPVAIIMRLEDALVGDHLGSVEWVDDLPAVEWAGE
- a CDS encoding GNAT family N-acetyltransferase, which encodes MTRKYPEGSADEFPRPPATVTDADDRSIDLRSGDAADTEALVEMYLDFDPEDRAQGIPPVREGQIRDWLDVLLGEDCLNVVAVHEDPVGHATLVPDEDGSYELAIFVLREYQGAGIGTHLLEHLLGVAQEAGIERVWLTVERWNDPAVSLYEKVGFTMTSSESFELEMTIRLE
- a CDS encoding dihydroorotase, translating into MLIRNATLPDGRQRDVLVEGEEIAAVGEDLPMPEDADERFVDASGKRLMPGMIDAHVHFREPGFSHKETWETGSRSAAAGGVTCAVDQPNTDPPTIDGASFDEKQDRASEGSLVDFGINGGVTEHWVPSALFQRPMFALGEVFLADSTGEMGIDVELFASAVKTATRQDTVVTVHAEDATEFEPGAQEREDADAWSAYRTARAEAAAVRAAAEVGDRFDADLHVAHASTPEGIDAAAEHGMTTEVTPHHMFLSRKDSRDLETLGRMNPPLRRERLRSKVWERVVDGTVDIVATDHAPHTREEKDASIWDAPSGVPGVETALPLLLERAREGDISYERVRDLTAKNVADLFDLPTKGEIAEGMDADLVLVDPEASREIRGEDLHSKCGWTPFEGKRGVFPELTLVRGEVVYERFGPDSAIEAAESGEGEARSASEQASGRSPRAENERFGDPVGVNVRTIDRSSPATATGEDAEPGSETDTAGESGADPADPDPSDE
- a CDS encoding DUF5806 family protein; the encoded protein is MPDSPAADADDAVLPEFVDPPADPSGDGADVPAEPAEPAAPTDGVGPEGPQSDPDVPADVQKYDRFKKIEGGTYDRANEFLRDRTYVTAREWAIARLCADFRTETGVEMTKIGENLPELVPFMTDTYTPQAVNQARHSFEEKVRKAGATFLYGAMCDFFTAEELDDVMYEATEVAKFLLEVEGVELSVEEELEAEDRISEVMRDVREHSAALRHDECPHCGGDLDGGEHDGSNTTAEADD
- a CDS encoding universal stress protein, producing the protein MKVLLGVGGSDGSFAALADTVDRAAEAGDEVTVAVVDREDIALTPEDVETEVRERLADAGLDPEIRRLSGHPGSKLVELAEREGFDRLVLAGGERSPLGKIQFDETLEFVLLNSETTVTLVR